A single region of the Epinephelus fuscoguttatus linkage group LG14, E.fuscoguttatus.final_Chr_v1 genome encodes:
- the dnal1 gene encoding dynein axonemal light chain 1: protein MAKATTVKEALAKWEEKSGEKVSETKAIKLYGQVPPIEKMDASLSTLTNCEKLSLSTNCIEKITNLNGLKNLRILSLGRNNIKALNGLEAVGDTLEELWISYNLIEKLKGIQSMKNLRVLYMSNNLVKEWGEFVRLADLPCLVDLVFVGNPLEEKHSAEGTWMDEACKRLPNLKKLDGTPVIKQEEDEGDGES, encoded by the exons ATG GCCAAAGCAACGACTGTGAAAGAAGCACTGGCCAAATGG gaggAGAAGTCAGGGGAGAAAGTGAGCGAGACTAAAGCCATAAAACTGTATGGTCAGGTTCCACCCATAGAGAAGATGGATGCCTCTCTCTCTACACTCACCAACTGCGA GAAGCTGTCTCTGTCCACAAACTGCATTGAAAAAATAACCAATCTCAATGGTCTGA AGAACTTGAGGATCTTGTCATTAGGGAGGAATAATATAAAGGCCCTCAATGGGCTG GAGGCAGTAGGGGACACATTAGAAGAATTGTGGATCTCCTATAACTTAATAGAGAAACTGAAGGGAATTCAGTCCATGAAGAACCTGAGAGTCCTCTATATGTCCAACAACCTGGTCAAAGAATGGG GAGAGTTTGTGAGGCTAGCTGATCTGCCATGCCTCGTAGACCTGGTGTTTGTTGGGAATCCTCTGGAGGAGAAGCACTCAGCTGAGGGAACCTGGATGGATGAAGCCTGTAAAAGACTACCCAATCTGAAGAAATTAGATG